The Panicum virgatum strain AP13 chromosome 3N, P.virgatum_v5, whole genome shotgun sequence genome includes the window AAAAGTGGTCTCATCACAACAAAACTAATATCAGGACCTTTGCACTTTGcatgtatttttttcttctgcCAAAGGTCTTGTTTGGCAATTTGCAATGGTTTATCTCTAAATTATTATGGTAATGAAttgtttcatatatatataacaacCAATGAGAAAGCTCTGAAAAAATAGTAGTCCATGGCCTATGCCCAAATAAAGAAAATCAGACTCGGTAAGCATGGTGTACAGCAGGCACTCTCCTCACCTCACTCCTCACTACTTTCCCGCTCTATCCATATATAAACAaaccccctccttcctcccctgcaTGCCTCAACAACCCATCTCCAAGAAACCACCTCCCCTCGCCCCAATCCCAATCCAAATCCTTCGCCACGAACCAACCCAGCCCAATCCTATCAGAGTTCCCCACGCATTTTCCTTTTCCATCTCTTCCCGCCGATCAAGATCCGATCCGAGTGTCCGGCCGGCGGCTAACTCGCCGGAGTTGGGGTCTTGGGGATGAAGCTCGACAGGGAGATGGAGATGCTGCTCAACGAgatccccctcctccaccacggcggcctcctcggcggcggcggcgatgcgggcgccgacgacgacgccgacctcTCGTTCCTCATCCACGAGCTCGCCGCCATGGgcgtcgtcgacggcgacgacgagccgccggcgccgcccgccgccgatggCCTCGGCTTCTCCGGCTTCATGTACCCCACGAAAGGCGATAGTCCGGTGGCCTCGCACCCGTTCTCCATCGCGAATTACTGCGCGCACATGCCGTCTCTGTTTGAACCCCTCCccttcgacgccgccgccgccgtcgccgacggctGGGAGTCCTGGGATATCCGGTGctccccgccgccctccgcgccgcctGCGGCCACGCCGAGGGCCCGGTGCAAGAGCGCCAGGAGGAAgaacggcggctgcggcgcgacggcggcgagccccAAGATGTGCggggccgcggcgacggcggcggccaagaCGCACGGCGAGAGCCTGGCCGGCCTGCGCGGGTTCATGTACCACGTCGCGCGCGACCAGCACGGGTGCCGGTTCCTGCAGCAGCGGCTCGATGACGGCAAGCGCGAGGTCGACCTCATCTTCGCCGGCGTgtcgcgccacgccgcgcaGCTCATGGTGGACCCCTTCGGCAACTACCTCATGCAGAAGCTGCTCGCCGTCTGCGACGCCGGGCAGAGGATGGCGCTCGTGCTCACCCTCACCGCAGACCCCTCCGTGCTCGTCAGGATATCCCTGAACGTCCATGGGTAAAACTGTCAATTCCGCTCGTCGATCTAATTGCTAGTGATGTGCACATACTATATTTATACTGTTGAATCTTGTTGATCTGTGGTTCATGATGAATCTGGTGATGGTGTTGCAGGACACGGGCAGTGCAGAAGCTGATTGAGAGCCTCAGGACGAGGGAAGAGATTAGTCTTGTCGTCGACGCTCTGCGCCCTGGGTTCTTGGAGCTCATAAAGGACCCCAATGGCAACCATGTCGTGCAAAAGTGCTTGCAGTCATTTGAGGCCGATGATAACAAGGTATGTGTGTGTGAATGTGGAAAAATGTGATGCCATTGTTCATTCTGGAGTACAGAGAAAATTTGTGCTTTAGCTCTAAATTACAAATCTTCTGGAGGAATTGTTTCGTATAAGATTTTGATGCAAAAATTCTATTCAGAAAAAGTTACGCAGTTATGAGATTTGATCTTTAGATAACGACTAATGGCAAACAGTTTTATCTTGGACCACTTCAGTTATCTGAATTTTTCACTGTATTTTGGTTGTCAAACTGTACTGATAAGCATGGTTTGTGATTTGACTGATATCTGACAACATACAACAATCTTCAGGCGATCTTTGATGCTGCTTCTGTTCATTGTCTCGACATTGGAATGCAATGCCACGGTTGCTGCGTCCTGCAGCGCTGCATTGCACGTTCACGAGGCGAGCACAGAGAGAAGCTGGTTGCTGCCATTGCTTGCAATGGATTTGAACTCGCGCAAGATGCCTATGGGTAATAGTCAGTCTTAAACTATACTGCACTCAAAAAGCCATTCGATTTACACTTGCATCTATATACATTTTCATGTACTTTTTATCAACGCGAAGCCTTTGTCTGCTACGGTTACAGGAACTATGTTGTCCAGTATGTGATGGACCTGAAGATCCCAAATGCGAATTCAAGTCTTGCGCAGCAGTTTGAAGGCAAGTACATCCATCTTTCCATGCAGAAGTTCAGTAGCAATGTGGTTGAGAAATGCCTGAAAGTCTTCAAGGAGGCTGACAAGGCAAAGATCATACTCGAACTCCTCGCCATGCCAAACTTGGAGCAGTTGCTTCAGCACCCATATGCAAACTATGTCATATACTCTGCTCTTCAGAATTCCAAGGTAAGAACCTGGAGAAAATTTCACACCTAAACTATTCTTTCAATAactataatttttaaattttagtaACTGTATTTAACATTTCAGGGGTCACTCCATTCTGCACTCACCAACGCAATCCGACCTCATGTGGAATTACTTAGGACCAGTCCATACTGCAAGAGGATATACTCTCGAGCTTTGCTGAAGAAGTGATGAACTGATGACAGTTTGTCAGCCTGTAACAAGAACGATTGCTGTCTTGCGCTGTTTTCCAGTTTCAAAAGGCATAAAGATGATCGCAAGATAGATCTGTATAAATTAGTATTAATTTGTCATGTatttctacgtgtacctgtaCTTGATGCACTGCTTGTGCCTGGCGTTGCATAAGCCATCTGCGATGGAATAAGTTCAATTGAACAAGCCCTCGCCGCAAACTATCTCTTCTCTAATGTTTTGTTGTCGACATACGGGAAGATATTGATATTGCTGTTGATTTAATTCAcatttgttttaaatccattGACAGCTTTTGGAAACGATTCGTATCATCTTTATTGGGCAACTtgttaaattttatttattggGCCTCTTGAGATTGTTTTAGTGTAAAACTTGAGAACTGATGCTAGAACAATAGCAAACTGAACAGGAACAGAGATGAAGCGAAGCGAACTTTGACACAGATCAAAGTTAACAAGTCACAAAGAGGAACCGGCAGGTAGGATAGAAGAATTCGTAATAACCCAGCATGAATAATCCTTTCAGCATGAAGAATATAATAAAACATTCAGTACAGGAGCTGAAAGAAAAGTATAATACTGTCATTTTTGTTGCAGCGTGCTGTACTCTGTAGAATTATGGTTAAATACTActctttttttatgaaaaaaggCCTAAGAAACAGCTTTCTTATCACCATCCACGAAGTCCACAAGATAGTGAGCATCTAAAGGCTCAAGAGATTAATGGACATTCTGTAAGTACATCTTGATTTTATTCTTATCTCTCCATCACATTTTCATCAATTTCTGTCGTCATTCCTTCCCAGTAATGCCAAGCTCTTCAACCACTCGAAACCAGATTACCTCGCTTGGGTTTCAGCTGGGCGAGAAGTTGTTCATGGGACGACCATCTGAGGTGTCTGGCAGGTGCTTGGAGTCACCATCTTCTTAAAGAACACTAACTGACTCAATATGGCTGCCCCACATCCTCCAACAAGAAACATCTCCAACAATATGCCTGGGGGTGGATTTTGGCCTAGGACCACTAGATGGCTGGACACGGCCCTAACCGTGGCTCAAATAACCTCTTATACCCTCTTAATTTCCCATGTGCCAGCCTGTATTCCTATGAAGTGGCCCTAGTCGATGGCCCATAaggaagccccccccccccccccccccccagtttGCATCACAAACCAGTCCGCTCGTCCATCCGCTCACATCGGCGTTAAGAGAGCGAAAGGAGTCGCCAAATCAACGTCTACCATCTTTGGTCTGACCTCTCATCATCATCTCTTCCTCGTTctcgtcatcttcttcttcttcgtcctcctcttcttcttcttcttcttcttcttcttcttcttcttcttcttcttcttcttcttctgtgcGGGTATCCTTACTGTCACTTGCTAGCTTCCTGATGCCGAACCTAGCTAGCAAGTTATTGTTGATGAAGATACGAGAGGCGAGGATGAACCAAATCATCATTAGTTGAATTATTAAACGTGGAAATAAAATAACATTTGAATCACTTGCACGTATGTATCTTTAAATTTATTGTTGAATTATTAAACATGAAAATAAAATAACATTTGAATATGTTATCTATACGTGACCTTGTGTCGGTACATTACTACGTGCGTCCTAGGTTTGAGAATTCACCTAGTCTGCTTATCTTAATTTATTACATGTGGCTGTTTAAAAATGGTTTAGGACTGAAGTTGAACAATCCATTCGCACCTTGAAGTTCTAGTACCTTGAAGTTCTAGTACCTGGAATGGAGTACATACATACGCTTCTTCCTCAGAGCTGGACCTTGATTTATGACAGCCATCCTCTTTAATTGGACATGATATTGATCAAAATGAAGCATTTTGGCACCCATTTAATTTTGAGCCGATTCGTTTTGTTTTTGTATCAATAATCAATCTTATGGAGTTAAATTCAGGACTAGGGTAATGGATGAAGGAAAACTGAATCGTTAACATACTATACAAAGTAAGTAATTAATCAATAGTTAGGAGGCAATTGCGCTACGCTCCAACACAAATTGTACAAGAACCCCCCTATATACTTCCCAATTTTATTTGTCATAGTTCGGTTTCATTAACCTAAAAGGTTCACTAAAAGAACATGATGGAAAATGTTGAAAGAAATTTCCTTCTGGTTCTCCTTTTGCTTGGTTTAGGAATGCTGGTCGGTTTTAAGGATTACAACTAATTCCACAGTGAATGTTAATTATTTGCAAAACAAATGAATTTCTACTAATATATTGTACTATATGAGAAGTCCAAGGCTCCAAACTGATGTGACTTAATTGCACAACCATATATGTAAGGGGATCCTATACTGGAGAGGACATATTGTGCTCTACCACATAGTTTGTGGCCAGCATCCATTCTGATGAGCAAATAAACAATATAATGGTGCTCCCCCTACTCCAACTCACACACGTACACGGTTCAACCACCACATTGTTCTTGAAAACTTCAATAGATTTTTTATGACTAGCCTTTATGCTTACATAGGAAAAAACAGAATGTCATAAAAAACTCTTTTCAATACATTAGGGGCCTGCCCTGCAGACTCAATTTGATTAAGGCACATGTGAGTTTCAGCCCAAGATGATAGGTGAAGTAGAGTTATTTtttcctaattttttttaagTATGAATTACAAAAGTAAGTTTGAATTCTAACTTTACCACAAATTTATTATAGATTAAGAGTAAATCTAAAAATAATAAGAAAACTATTCTTGAATTAGACTGTTTTAAGTACCGCAAAAATTATATTTTGGATGCaatctataaaacatagatgcatgtctttggttttgcattGTTTCAAATTGTTGAAAACTATTTGGTATGTTTTTGAATGAATTTTCACCATGTTTGATATCTGTGTCATTTTCAGCAGAATTGCACCCCACAATATGCTTTAAATTAGTAGCATTCTGTGCCAGAAAATCATTTGTGGTGAAAAATAGCATCGACCATTTCACTCATTTCCGTATTCTATCTTATTGGCAATGTTTCAATGTTGATGCATCCATATCGAATTGTCACAAAGACCAAAGTTGACATAACCATAAATAAGATACCAACCTAAACATAAGAAGCCATTGAATCGCTAAGCTTAATTTCACAATTTCAAGGACATACTTCTCAGTTTATAGGCCTTGACACCTAGTATTGTACCTAACCGGCTTAAGATCTTTTAATCCCAGACCATGATTTTGCTTAAAATTCcattttgctttattttattaaaaaattctTTCCTTAGTGCTTCTTTTGTAACTGTTATTTCTCAGCTTGTCCAATCCACTATCAAGCTATTCATCAGCTTTTAAATGTTTTGCCAAACTTGCATTGATAGATGAGCAATAGTAGGAATGCATTTCTCTCAATTCAGCATCTAAAGCAGGGAAAAATTGAAGCACAATAAGAATTTGTCAGTTGATGAAGCTATCAGGTAATAAATGAACATACCATTCTACAGGCTAGAAGATTTTGACTCTGCATATGTTCCTGATGCATCGTAATCAATAAAATGCATAGAATTTTAGAAAATCAAACACAGACCAGCTCTGCCAAACAAGAAATTTCAACTGGAGATTATCCATTTTCCATAGCAACCCTCCCCAGTTGAGGTATTTTTACTAAAGGATGGTATGCCTAATATTTTCCATATTTTACTCCATAAATTTATTTGTTGAACCAGCTCTTACATGATTAATGAACTTGAATATGGATTAAATTGTGGTTTACACTTATGGTTATGTTTTATGCTTCACATATACGTTTCTTTAATGTGGGTGTATACTTACCTCAGTAATTTGATGCTAATAAAACTTGACCAACTAAAATTGCTTATCACAGTCAAACAATTAGCCTTCCTTGATTTTGGCCTTTCATGTTATTTTATTCCTACACTTGTGGAGTACCAACCAAAAGAGTACTCACCCATGCTATAACCactgctcagaagagaaagTTACCATGAAGCTTATTGAAGATGGTGCTAAGTTCTAGACGTATGCAAATCCCGGTTGATTGCCAGTGTAGTGTGGAGCCCTCATTTCCGGAATAAGTTGCATGACTCTATTAGACTTTTAGTCATTGTAATTTTCTTTTCGTGATACTATTGTTGTTTATTAACTTATGAAgtcactatatgtatgaaactttgatcgtttcatacatatatacatataatttACATTCGGTTTCATCCTTAAAATTGAGTGTGATATTTACACGTAAAGTAAGGACGAAAGGTTAAGTGAGGTGCTATGCATATGCGGGTTTCGTTCCATGTGGAAACTAGGCCGTAAACAGATTTTGAACGTGGAGAGTTACAATGTAGTTATTTAAatttatatcttttttttttaaaatagacATCAACAGCCCAACTTAAATATATActtcaacaaaaacaagagttCAATCAGAGACCAATCACGTGGCAGGGTGGTTGGAGGCAAGCGATGCTTATTTACCCCAATTGTGATAGACCTAAGTGTCATTCCAAGGTTTCAATCAACAACACAATTAAGCTCCTATACTAACTCATGGAGCCATAATGGTACTTAATGGTATTGCGTTGAGCTCTTGCTGCCTATGAAGCTTATGTGACTTCATGGATCAATGCGTTTAGGTATTGTATTAGATCTAACATACACCCAAAGGATGTGTTCATGTGTGTGGTCTGGGGGTGTATCGTCTGTGTGGATGTGTGAGTGGGTCTGGAGGTGTAGCTGTGTGTATGGCGTGTGTCTCTGTGTGCGCATTCTTATATTACAGCTACAACCGTGCTGCAATAATTCAACCATTTAAGTTCCAAAAAGATGCTGGATATTTAATCTAGACAATATGCAATTCAAAGTTTTGTTGAAACTAATTGAATGTTGAAATTCTCCTATCTTAGCTGCAACCGGCCCAACATATATATGCTCTATCACATCTCCATGTCTCAAAATACAAGCGAGAAATCCCACCAACATCCATCTTCTCAGCTCTCCTAGCATTCCACTATGCACAATGTCATATATGCCAAATTATGTCGAGTGCCATCTACGAGAAGTCTCGGATAGGCATGAGGGACATCAAGAAGTTTCTGGTAGCTAGTTGATACAGAGGTAGCTCATGATATGCAGCTGACCTTATATCTCAGTCAGGTAGTAACTTGGAGCTTGAACGACCTGAGAGAGAAACTGGATCATGCTGGAGAGGGTTCAAGTTCTATCTTGCCGGAAGCCAAATATGATCAGAGCAAAGAAATCTGTTAGGTTTTTgctttgcattgcattgcagtgCCATTATTGAATAGTGAGCAAAAATTACATTGCAATTCAGTCCAATAACTTGGAGTCCGAATTACTTGGTTATGTGCTGTGAGAGAGAGGACCTGGATCAATAGCTCGTTGGCAAGGCTCACTTGACCCTGGTCATAAGCCGAACTAGGAAATTGTAAGGCTTGATATATATGACTACTCAATAAGAATATATAGAACAAACTATTTGTAAATAGCACACATGTAACCATTTGAGCACCCTGCTATACACGGTTTCATTGTTGAATAATGAGCAAAAATATTACTTTGCGATCACTGCCGGGCTACTAGAGACTTGGAATCAACAAATTTAAGTAGAAGCTCAAGAACATGGGAGAATAAGTGGCTCCATCAGTAAAGTTGGGTGTACATGGAATTGACGGAGACGAACCAGTAGGTATCATGTTGTATCGAGGGAAAGCTTCTTCATCCTTTCGGGCTGCATTTCCATTTTCTTCTCGGCTTATGACTTTAAATGGGCCATATCTATCCTCACGACCGGAGCCCAGTATGCCCTACACTAGGCTCAGCCCCTGCTGGCTGGTTCTGGGACTAGATCCTCATTGTCGAGTAGTGGCAGATGCTTTGGAAATGGTACCTTTCGTGGACCATGGATTACTGAATCCATCCTTAGTctttttgtgtttttaaaaaCTTCCATTGATGAATGGATCGACCCTTAGTGTTTTTGTGTTTTGGAATTCCACTGATGAATGGAATCAATAATCATCTCCCAACATGCATCGCCAACGTCAGTTCTAACATTTATAAGCATTCAGGCCTTAGTGGAACATTTATCTAGTCTTGTGCTATTTCCTCATCTCTTGTGCTCCGCTCTTCCGCTCTCGTGTATACACTCTTGGAACATTTATCTCGTTCATAATGTTAAGGTTTTTAGTAAGGGTACATGTTTTTCATTTTAGCATTAATTGTAGCCTCTGATTTATGAAAGAAGCATAGTGTTGCAATTTTCCATGTTAAAGAAAGGAAACAAACAGGGGTGAGACATTCAAAGAACAAGAGCTGGTTCTGCGCATAATTAATCCGCTCCTCTCTCTGGCCTAGAACGTTGCTACAATAGGCTGCCCTACCTCTACTTGGGCCAAACAATATAATGTCATATGTCTAAGTATATCATGTGATATATCAATGGAAATTCTCGGATAGGCATGAGGAGGCATGGAGAAGTTAATTTCTGATAGCTTGCCAAAGGCTTCTTTTAGCTAGCATACAGCAGGTTTGTAGTAAAAATATTGCTAGTACTCCTTTGACATGAGGCTGTCACATTTTGAGTGCCAATTCGTGGAGCTGCTTCATGTTCAGACCTTTGCGGCATCGAGCATGGACATTAGAAAATTAGCTTCAGAATTGAGATATAATTTCGTTGCTTAGCTTGTTGAATTAAAAGTAAGTTTGCCCATGTCATCGTCTCTGGATAGTTGATGCCTTCTGTCTTAATATAAGATTTTTGGTTGAGATAATCTGAGGAGAAGGAAAATTTAAGAACAAACGTTCATGAGTCGTACATGTCATGTATTTCTGTTTTCTATCGTCCACGACAAACGATCAGCTACAATTTTAAATATTTGACATATTTATTATTAGAATCAATATTTGACATATGAGATGTCCTACACACGTATATAAAGCTGCTACAAATAGAGCGagggaaattttttttggtggGGTACATAAAAGGATTGTCAACTAGTAGACCTAATTAATAAACGAGTTGAAGTCTCTGTGGTCCTTTTCTTGGTCCAGCCAGTTAATATATGAGCAAGCCCCTACTTTAATATTTCAACAATTTTTTTCATGTGTTCGTTCAACGTTTCCTTTTGGCCATGACCAGGGCTGGAGAACACCTTTCACAGCTATCTAGGAGTGTGAGATATCAGCATGACGCACTCTGGCTCAAACAGAGATATCTGGCTGTGGCAGCTGCCAGCCCGTTCGTCAGGTGTGGGCAGGAGGAACTTAGTTTGCAACCATGAAC containing:
- the LOC120666228 gene encoding putative pumilio homolog 7, chloroplastic produces the protein MKLDREMEMLLNEIPLLHHGGLLGGGGDAGADDDADLSFLIHELAAMGVVDGDDEPPAPPAADGLGFSGFMYPTKGDSPVASHPFSIANYCAHMPSLFEPLPFDAAAAVADGWESWDIRCSPPPSAPPAATPRARCKSARRKNGGCGATAASPKMCGAAATAAAKTHGESLAGLRGFMYHVARDQHGCRFLQQRLDDGKREVDLIFAGVSRHAAQLMVDPFGNYLMQKLLAVCDAGQRMALVLTLTADPSVLVRISLNVHGTRAVQKLIESLRTREEISLVVDALRPGFLELIKDPNGNHVVQKCLQSFEADDNKAIFDAASVHCLDIGMQCHGCCVLQRCIARSRGEHREKLVAAIACNGFELAQDAYGNYVVQYVMDLKIPNANSSLAQQFEGKYIHLSMQKFSSNVVEKCLKVFKEADKAKIILELLAMPNLEQLLQHPYANYVIYSALQNSKGSLHSALTNAIRPHVELLRTSPYCKRIYSRALLKK